The Pithys albifrons albifrons isolate INPA30051 chromosome 4, PitAlb_v1, whole genome shotgun sequence genome segment CAGGGGGCTCGGGGATACAGGAGTCTCGGGGATGCAGGAGTCTCGGGGATGCAGGGGGCTCGGGGATGCAGGCGGCTCGGGGATGCAGGGGGCTCTAGTATGCTGGGGGCTCGGGGTTGCGGGGCTCAGGGATGCAGGGGGCTCTGGGATGCAGGGGGCTCTGGGATGCTGGGGGCTCGGGGATGCAGGGGGCTCGGGGATGCAGGAGTCTCGGGGATGCAGGAGTTTCGGGGATGCAGGGGGCTCGGGGATGCAGGTGGCTCGGGGATGCAGGAGTCTCGGGGATGCTGGGGGCTCGGGCTTGAGGGGGCTCAGGGATGCAGGGGGCTCTGGGATGCTGGGGGCTCGGGGATGCAGGCGGCTCGGGGATGCAAGGGGCTCGGGGATGCAGGAGTCTCGGGGATGCAGGGGGCTCGGAGATGCAAGGGGCCCGGGGATGCAGGCGGGCGGTTCGGGAGCTACCGATTGAATGGTACTAACACAGCCAGCCAGCTTTGGCCTAGAGGACTTGCTTCACTTGGAAACGAggataggggttttttttcagatttcaaaatGGTAGCAAAACACGGTCTGATTGCCTCTGCTCATTGCTTGGGCAGGAGCTCCCTCCCAAAGCTGACAGACGAGTTATTTACCATGCTGGAGGAGAGCTGCAGCTATGCAGACAaattttacagcttttctcttAAGAGCTTACTCCCTTTACATTCCAGTTCTTCCCACTGGCAACACCATGTCTTCAGTTTGTGTTAACAAAATGCTAAGGAAACatagaaaaatattgttttaaattccTTAAGGTGGGAGTCATGAGAGAACTGTTAAAATATTCTCTCATTTTAGGAATTATGTTTTTGTCTGTAAGACTccaaaaaatgtgtatttaagcTTTGTGTTGTAACAGCACTGAAAGAGACTACTGGAAATAATTAGGGTGTTTTCTGCTCTATTTAAAAACCCAATATTTTAGTAAGGCTAGTGAGTTTTAATATACTTTTGACTCAGAATGAGACTGATGATGAACCATCACTGCTGTCTGCTCCAAGCTTTACTTACAGCAGTGATGTCTGGGGGTGGGGAAGAAATAGAAGCAATATTTTTGTGAGAACAGGAAGCAAACTACATTAAAATGGGACTGTGCTCAAATGAGTGGAGAAGAGACTATGACAGCTTGAGAAAGGCAATATACATTAAACAAATATGCTGCATTAGGATATTTCCAGGAGTTAACAAAtttctcctctggactcactttAGTAATCAATGTAGGAACAATAATATGATGAGTCTGACTGTTTTAGATTTCAATTAAAGCTTTCATCATGACTACAGCACCCTTCCTCACTGCTTGTCTCTCACAGTCCATTCCCAAGATACCTATAGTCAGTCTCTAATGGGGAACAATACAGGCACAGTCTGCTCCTAATAGCTATGTTGTGAGGAGCAGCTTGGACTGGGGCTACAGCATCAGTGAGTGTCCCATGCACCTCCTTGCACTGGCCAGAGGGACACCCTGCAGATTCTAGGGAATGACCCCGCAGTATCTGCTAAGACTGGCTAACTCCCATCACTCAAGCTGGTTTCTCAAAGTCTGTGAAACAACTGTCCATACAATCTGAACAGCTAACAGAAAGCATCATACATTATAGCTGTGTACTCCAGACACTCAAGAACCTGTGCAGACAATGCACACAAAAACTACCTTGCAAACCCACGAGACACAACCTAAAGAATTGTTTAGGGCACATGGCTTAATTAAACTCATGCAAGTAAAGAAATGGaaagctttccttttaaaaactaCATCTCAGTTAAGAAGAAATGCTCTGAGAAAAGTTAAAATCTGGCGAGTGATGGCTGGGAACACTGTGAGAGCACACCTATGCCACAGCATGTTCTATAGTGCATATCCCCTCTGTTTTGTCATCTGTCACTCACTTCTGACACTGCCACCCAATATCTAAGGAGGATAGGAAGCAATAGGTACTAAAGAAAATTAGGTACTTGAAAATTTTGGAAACTCCCTCCTTGTGCTGTTTTAGGTTGGGATAGTTTCCTTTACAGTAGCTGTgcttttggatttgtgctgaaaacagtgtcaAGATGTCTGTTATTGTTGAGAAGTGCTTACACAGGGTCAAGGCCTCTTCTCTCTCTCACCCAACcaaggaggctgggggtgcacaaggagttgggagggggcaaagccaggacagctgatcccagcGGACCCAAGGGATTCCACACCAGGTGGTGTCATGCTAAGCATATAAATCTGAGGAAGAAGGTGGAAGAGGAAAACATTCAGAGTGACAGTGTTTGCCTTCCCAAGTCACCGTTAACACATGATGGAGCACTattttcctggggatggctgaacacttGCCTGCCCACGGGAAGTTGGGAATCAATTATTTGTTTTGCCTTGCTtttgtgtgtggcttttgctttagctattaaactgtctttatctcaacccttCTGATTCCCTCCACCTCAGCACGGGGGCAATTGAGTGAATGgatgtgtggggctgagctgctggctggggttaaaccacagcTCCGCTCCAACCCAGTTCTGTTCTGTTCCTAACctcacagagcagcaaaacaGGCAGCAGGGCCTCAGTTCCATCACCATCAGCTGCCTCGTGTTTCAGGACACCTGCATAGCTGTGCTATGCTGTGATGGCATTAGGTGTCAGCCAGTGCTTTGATTCAGCATTTTCAAATTGTATTCttcctatttaaaaattaagaataaactACAGATGAAATAGACAGACTAGGGATGCCATAATATCAGAAATATCAACACAATTGCATCTCTAGGATCTTCTTAATAAATAAAGATCAAGCACAACAGACATATCAGTCCACATGGCATATACAAATTAATACAATCTGggacttttttttcactttgcgGAAGAGCTGACTTTTGTATTCAAACGATAGAGATAAATAAGCTATTGTGTTATTTTCGGTCAATTTCATATTTTGTAACAGACCAGTTGTCATAAAGtagttttaataaaaatagcaaCCTTGATTTAGAATGAAGTCTAATATCCCACCAAAATACATATGGAAGCCAAGGAGCATATCTAAAAAATTGCTACATATCATGTCAATTCTGAGAGGAACAAAGATCCTGGACAGAATAATGAAACATGAGGGTTCCTAAATATTTTGTCACAAGCCCAATTAATAAACAACAGAATAAATTATTAGGACAATAACACGCAAAAGTTGAGATATAATAAAAAGCAATACCACCTAATAAAAGTAAGTTTTAATATTAACTCAACTTCATGTGACTGCATATTAAATTGTTCTTTTTGCAAAGTTCAAACAATGTTCAAGCCCTGTGTTGTTTACAAAGATGGGCTTATTCTCCTTCATTCTTCTGCACTGACTGTATGGCTTCTGCTTTAACTCTATTTcgctttctttttcttcttttcttctttgcagcaGAAGGCTCCTGACCCTctggtgttttcttctttttcttcttcagacaGCTGAGTGGATTGGGGCCACCTGCCCTTTTAcgttttcttctcttttcaccTTCTTGTTTTGCTagtccttctttttctttaagctCCACAATACTTTGTTTTTGGTACTCTGGAACAAGCTGATTTGTCTGCAACTTTTGAACAAATGCCAAAGATTTAGGAGAAGGTTTGTCTAGCACCATCGTGTTCTGAATAATAAAGAGGAGAGGAACGCCaggtttctttttcactttgtttgaTAA includes the following:
- the UTP23 gene encoding rRNA-processing protein UTP23 homolog, which translates into the protein MGVTRQKHAKKIMGFYKHNFQFREPFQVLLDGTFCQAALRNKIQIREQLPGYLGGAAQLCTTRCVIKELESLGKELYGAKLIAQRCQVRNCSHHKDPASGSTCLLSMIEDGNPHHFFIATQDQDLSNKVKKKPGVPLLFIIQNTMVLDKPSPKSLAFVQKLQTNQLVPEYQKQSIVELKEKEGLAKQEGEKRRKRKRAGGPNPLSCLKKKKKKTPEGQEPSAAKKKRRKRKRNRVKAEAIQSVQKNEGE